The DNA region GCTTCGTAATGGACCAAAATCCCAGTTCCTCATTAACCTGCTGCCAATGAACAGGCGCCTCACGGCGCATAACGTCCCATACAGCGTAAGGCTCCCCATGGCTATATAACCGAGGGTCGAGCAAATTGACTTCGGCTAAATTCACTTGTGATGTATTTGGGGCATTGGTTGTTGGCATGTATCCATCCTCCTTGAGTTAGCCTTGTGTGACCGGTTTGCTATCCTCGATCATGACAGCAAGCTCCGCAACCGTCGGCTTCGTATAAAGGAAGCGGGCAGGTATGACCGTTTCCAGTAAGTTCTCCATATTAACGATCAGTTCAGACAGGATCAGCGAGTCGCCGCCAAGTGAGAAGAAGTTGTCGTGAATGCCGACAGGCTCCACCAACAAGTTCTCTCCCCATAGTCTGACAAGTTCCGATTCCATCGCATTTCTCGGCGCAGTATAGGGTGTGCCCAATCTGCGAGGAGAGCGCACAGCCGCAGGCAATTGTCCCCTGTCTACCTTCCCGTTCGGCGTTAACGGCAATTCTGCCAACGGCATGATGGCCCATGGAACCATGTAAGGAGGCAACTGCTGACTCAGGTATTCATACAACCCGGTCAGCTTCCCAGATTCCTCATCTGGAGAAGCGTTGGTCACAACATATGCAAGCAGACGCTTGTTGCCCAACCCGTCCTCTTGTGTTGTAACTACGGCAGCCTGAACATCTCCATGTTTGGTGATGACCATTTCGACTTCATCCGGCTCTACCCGGTATCCCTGAATTTTAACCTGTCGATCTGCACGACCGATAAACTCCAAGCTTCCGTCTTCAAACCACCGAGCAAGGTCCCCTGTTCTCAACATTCGGGCCCCGGCTGTTTTACTCCATGGATTTGGCATGAATCTGCTCGCCGTCTCTGCCGGATTATTCAGATATCCTCTCGCTAAACCTGCCCCAGCAACGTATAATTCACCCTCCTGTCCCGGGGGCACCGGATTCAGATTCTCATCGCAGACGATTGCCCACGTTCCGTTGATCGGTGAACCAATCGGGACAGTAGGGTGGGTCGTCATCGTCGTGGTGGTCCAGCAGGCCGAGAATGTCGTATTCTCCGTTGGACCATATCCATTGGTGAACGTCAGATGCGGATGGGTTGCCAGAAGCAGCTCAAGGTGTGCAGACGAGATCACATCCCCACCTGCCAACACATGTTTAAGCCCCTTAAACATATCCAGATAGGAATTCACCATTACCTGAAACAATCCAGCGGTTAGCCATACGGTCGTTACTCCCTCCGTTCGGATCGTTTCAGACAGCAGGTCCGGACGTATCACTCCGCAATCGTAGATAACCAGCCGCCCGCCATTGGTAAGAGGAGACCAAAGTTCAAACGTGGAAGCGTCGAAAGCGACCGGTGAAACAAGCAAAAATACATCATTGGGTGTAAACGAGAAATCCTTGGCATTATCGACTAAACGAGAAACCGCCCGATGCGGTACACATACGCCCTTCGGCGTGCCTGTCGAACCTGATGTATAACTAATATAAGCCAAGTGCTCTGGTGTCACTTCTGCTTTCTTCCGCCTATGGGCCGAAACAAAAGTCTGTTTGTCATGATCCAGCAGCAGTACAGGTATCGAATGTCCTTCGAACCGCTCACTGAAGCAGCTTTGAGTAATAACCAGGCAGGGCGAAGCATCTTCAAGGATAAAATTCAGCCTTGCCTGCGGAACATTTGTCTCGAGCGACAAGTAGCATCCCCCTGCCTTTAGGATGGCTAATAACGAAATCACGAGGTCAAAAGAACGATTGGCAAGAACCGTAACGATGCTGTCAGGGCCAACTTCAAACTCTGCCAGCCTGTTTGCGAGAGCTTCAGCAGCTTCATCCAGTTCACGGTAAGTCATATGTGTGGATTCATAGGTCAGTGCAACGCTATCAGGATTCGCTTGCGCATGGCGTTCGAACAAGTGATGGATGCAGGAAGACGGATTCAAAGGGATGACGCTCCCGCTCCAAAATGGGGCTGGCTCCGTTTCCGAAATTTCCTGAATACATCCCTCTTTCACTAAATCGCTGACAAATGAAGGATTAGGCTGCAGGCTTACTGGCCGCATATCCGTCCAGACGCCTTCGATCTGCTTCAGACATTCCTCGACCGTTCCTTCAAAGCCCGCGTATTCCCAGCCATATGCAAGCTCTCTCTCCACAGGCCAGATAGAATATTGTCCGTCGCTATTTCTAAGCGTTATATATCGCAATTGGGCTGACATCAGACCGACTCCTTCGCTTCATGGGTATAGGATTTCAGATACGCTGCAATCCGTGCAATATTCGAGGGATTCATCATGGAATAGTGATCCCCGTCCAGCATGATGCTATCTACTTGCTTGGCATAGTTGCTCCAGTCACCCTCCATAGACAGAGCACGTTCCTCCGCTTGGGCCTTGAACCAGGTTAACGTACCACCAAACCATTGGGGAACATGCTCGTGCATCGCCCTGTAATTGGATTTGAACAGAGTATAGAAATGATTCAGATGCTCCTCATCAGGACTCCACTCTTTTTTCCGCTCATCAGAACGATCCCCTATCATTTGTACGCCTGTAAGGTCCTGCAGGAAATGTTCCTTCCATTCGTTCTCCGAAAGCTCAAACGCTGCTTCGTCATGAGACCTTAGTCTTGCATCAAGCAGCATCAGCATCTCGACCTCTTCTCCCACCTGTTCAAGCTGGCAGGCCATTTCATGCGCCACAATACCGCCGAATGACCAACCTAACAAGGCATAGGGTCCTGTTGCCTGCACAGCCCTGATCTGTGCAATATACTGATGAGCCATATCCTTAATCGAAGAGAAGGAACGCTCTGGCATGTCATAGTTCATGGGTCCGTTCAAATGCTCGTCCTGAATGGCGTAAACAGGCCATTCCGCTCCCAAAGCCTGTGGAAAAGCGTTATAACATACGATGCTTCCACCTACAGGATGAATGCAATAAAGGGGCGTTCTGGAACCTGAAGCATTTAAAGCAACAAGAGATGATGGTTTTGGCTCTCCTGTCGGAGCCTGACTCAGCAGTGTGGCTAACCGCTCGATCGTGTCATACTCTAGAATCGTTGATAATGGCAGCTTGCGGTCAAATGCCTGTTCTACTCTGGCCATGAGCTGAATCGCGAGTAATGAGTTACCGCCCAGGTGGAAAAATGAGTCCCTGATGCCTGGAGCAGCGATTTGAAGAACCTGTTTCCAAATATCCGATAATTGGTGCTCATAGGAATTCCTTGGCGGCTGGAATGCATCATTCAGTTCTGCCACAGGGTCCGTATTGGGCTGCGGGAGCGCCTTCCGGTCTATTTTTCCGCTAGTCGTTAACGGCATTTTATCAATGAACATCCAATGAGCAGGGATCATATACTCAGGCATGCGATTTTTTGAGAAGCTGTACAAGTCTTTGCGAACCAGCGGAGCATTCGGGTTGCTTTGCACGATGCAAGCAACTAGCTGCACATGCTGCCGATTGTCACTGGTCGTGTATACCACGCATTCCGCAATGCCGGGATGTTCGCCCAATCTGGCCTCAATCTCCCCCATTTCAATACGATGACCGCGTATTTTGACCTGGTGGTCTAGACGACCTATATATTCAATAGCTCCGTTCGGAAGATACCTGGCTTCATCCCCTGTTTTGTACAGGCGTGCATTTGGCTCGGTTCGGAGTGGATCGAGTATAAATCTCTCCGCATCCAATTCCGGCCGGTGATGGTATCCGCGTGCCAGGCAGACGCCGCCGATATACAGCTCACCAGGTACACCGACAGGCACAGGCAACATCCGTTCATCGAGTATCCGCAGATAGACATTGGCAATGGGATAACCGATTGGAACGTGGATATCTTCCGGTTTGCATGACCAACTGGTTACATCAACAGCAGCCTCCGTAGGTCCATACAGGTTATGCAATTCACACGACAGCTTTTCAAAAAATAGTTGTTTTAACATATGCGTAAGTGCTTCCCCGCTGCAAATGACCCTTTTCAGTGTGGTACATTGCTCTACTCCTCGTTGAGCCAAAAAAGCATGCAGCATGGAAGGCACGAAATGTATCGTTGTAATCTCTTCTTCCTGAATGAGCTTAACCAGATATTCCGGGTCCTTATGCCCTTCAGGCTCTGCAATGACTAATCCCGCTCCCGAAATCAACGGCCAGAAAAACTCCCATACGGAGACGTCGAATGTAAATGGTGTTTTCTGAAGCACCCGATCCATTCCGGTTAATCGATATTCTTTCTGCATCCAGAGAAGACGGTTAGCAATCGCTTTATGCTCGATCAACACCCCTTTGGGTCTTCCCGTAGAGCCGGAGGTATATATCATGTATGCAAGCTGCTCAGGCAGGCACGGGACAATGGGATTCGATGCAGACTCGGTGGCTAATTCCTCATGAATCCGTTCCATATACAGAACTGTTCCAGCGTATCCTTCAAATAATGAAGCCCACTTTTCGCTGGTCACGACAAGCCCAAGATCAGCATCCTGAATAAGCTCCTGAACGAAAACTGCCGGATGATGCGGATGAATCGGTACGTAGGCGCCGCCCGCCTTCAGAATAGCCATCAGACTGGTGACCAGTTGAGTGGATCGTTCCAAACATATACCTGCCTTCACATCTGGCCCAACTCCATGTTTATGCAAGTAATGAGCTAGCCGATTCGCTTGTTCATTACACTCACGGTAGCTTAAGCGTTGACCTTGATAAGCAAGAGCAAGCTGCTCAGGTGTGCTCTCCACTTGCTGCTCGAATAACTTGTGCAGCAGATGGACCTGGGGAAAATGGTTTTCCGTTTGATTCCAGTTATCTATTTCCTGAAGTTCCTCAACAGACAGTAAGGTGTCGTGATCAGCGACTTCATAGGTATGATGAACGATTGCACGGAGCGCCATCTGATAGTATCCGGCAACTCGGCTCATTTGCTCTTCGCTGAACAGCACCTGATCCCAACGGAGCGCCAGCCTTAATTCACCACTTTCACCATCCAGCGAAAATTCAGCACCAAATGGAAAACTGTTATCGGCGTATCCCGGCTCCTCAACAATGTGCAGTTTCCCATAGGAACCCAGCTTCTGCTCAGATACATAGAAATGAGTGAAATTAAAGAATGTCTCAAATAACTTGCCGTTTCCGGTATCCTGTTGGATCTGGGCCATAGGATATCTGCGATATTGCAGCATTTCCTTTTCGGTTTCCCACGTTTTTTCCGCAATGGCGGCCCAGGTCCCTCCGTCCAGTTGCATGCGAAATGGCAGTGTATTCAGAAATAAGCCCAGGGCGCGATCACCATCCTTCTGCTCAAGACGACCGTGGAACAGCACTCCCGTTGTGATGTCCCGCTGATTGGTTAATGTTTTTAAAATGTGTATGTGAACGGCCAGCAGCCAGCTCTTGATCGGAATCAGCGTCCTCTGTGCGAGTTCATGCACGTCACGTGAAAGAGATGGCGATATGTCCACCTCCTTGAGCTTCATGACGGGAGGAGCTGTATCTGCCGGTTCCCACTGTGGAAGCCTAATTCGGGAAAAGCCGTCCAGTTTTCCCTCCCAGTACTCCTTGTGCTCGGGGGATTGTAATGCGTTCAATTCCTCTCTCACATATTGCTTGAATGTCGTTTGTAATCGTGGAGCAGGCTCCAATACCTGATCTTGCAAAAGGTGATCCACTGTTCCGAACAACTCTGCTGTAAAATGGGCCACACTCCAGCCATCCAGTACGGAATGATGCATGGACACGATCAGTTGAACCCAGTCCTTCGCGCGCTGCAACAGAACGACACGCAGGAGCGACTGACTCCAATCAAAGGATGTATCCATTTCATGCTCCACCCATTCCTGAAGCATTTCCTGTTGTGTGTCAGGGTCCATATCGCTTACATCTACATACTTGATAGGCAGCTTGCCTTTTGTATGCACCAATTGCAGAGGAAGACTGTAACTCGAGAGATCAAACGTCGTACGCAAGATCGGATGACGGTTGATTAACATCTGGAAGGCTTCGTCCCATACTTTCCTATGGAAGGAACCCTTTATGGAAAATTGAATGAGATCATGGTACAACCTGGACCCCGAATGCAGCTCACTTTGAAACAACATGCCTCGTTGCAGTTGTGTAAGAGGGTACGCATCCTCTATTTCTTCAGGCAGTTTGGCAAGGTCCTCTTCAGGCACCAGATCAAACCTCTTGTCTGTAAGCTTGACGATGTCCTGATTCATCAATACATGAGGGGCAAGCTCCCGGATTGTTTGATGAGATAACAAGTCCCTGATACCGAAATAGAGATTGGCATCTTTGGCAAGAGCAATAATCGACAGCATCCGGATTGAATCTCCTCCACAGACGAAATAATTGTCCTTGACGCCGATCCTGGAAACTTCAAGCACAGTCTCCCATATGTTTACCAGGCTCTCCTCAATTGGATTGGCTGGGGGCACATAAGCGGACCGCCTCGACTTATGTTCCGTGTTACTCTGAAGAAGATCATAGTCTATCTCACCGCTGGTCAATCGAGGCAGTTGTTCCACCCAAAGCAACGTTCCCGGAACCATATATTCAGGGAGCTTGTCCCGCAGATCATGCTGAACCTGTTGTACGGGAACAGTCTGCCCAGTCACAGCAACTAGGTAAGCCATCACATACTCAACACCGTATTCGTCTCTCTGTACCTGAATTGCTGCTTCCTGAACAGCCGGGTGATGAAGGCACGCCATTCGTATTTCATCAAGCTGAACGATATATTCACCTAGCTCCGCTTGGTTATCCAAATGACGTAAGCATTCGATCTCTCCGTTCGGTAAATAGCGACACATATCGTCCAGACGATATAACCATACACCGGGCTCGCCGTTTACTGAACGATAGCTCCATCGCTCATCGAGGTGACTGGCGTGAAACGCTCTTGCATGATCCGAATCCGGCTCGCTCACATGCAGTGTACCCGCGGCACCCATCGGCACAACCTCGCCACTGGCATCAAGAATATACAGCACCCGCCCAGTTAATGGTGCACCAATTCCTCGATCTGGTCGTTCATATGAATTTCCACTAGCCGGAATGATACGACTACTGACCACGCCCCCCAGTTCGCTCAGGCTGTTTATTTGAATGAGTTGCGGCTGGTGACGGGTATGACGACCTAACCACCCATTCAATGAAGGTATGGTTATGTTCTTTCCTTTAATAAAAATCGTACGAAGGTCCAACTTCCCTTTTGCATTGGTTTCATCCAGCCTGATCCAGGCGAGAAATGAAGCCTGAGTTAGTGTAAGACGCGTTATTTTTTCCTGAATCAGCAGTTCATTCATATATTTAGGTTGATCGGCAATCCATCCAGGCACGATAACCAGTGTTCCTCCATTGAACAACGCTCCGCATATTTCCCATAACGCAAGTTCACTGTCCACTGCATGAAGCATGGCCCATACATCATCCTGATTCAAATCAAACGTTCCCGTTGCCGATTGGGATAGCTGCACAATTCTGTAATGAGGGACAGCGACAGTTTGTGAAGCACCAGATGCTCCAGCATTCCAGAACAGATACGCTCCATCATGTGCAGCCACCTGTACCTCAGGATTGGCAGCATACGCAGGGATGTCAGGAATCCGTTCCAAACAAAAGATCTCTTGTCCTGCTTGCGGGACTTTGCGGACGTTGTTTTCGTTTGTAACAATGCATGATACACCTGCATGTTGCAGCATCATAGTATTCCGTGCTACAGGATGCTCAGAATTCAACGCAACGCAGCAGCACCCTGCTTTCCATACGCCCAACATACTCACAACGAGGTCTATGGATGGATCAAGCCATAGTCCTACGGCCGTGCCGGGAACAACCCCGTTCTCACGCATATACCACGCAACCTGATTGGCTCTCTGATTAAGTTCAGCGTAGGTCATTGCTTCACTTTGATCACGAACGGCAATGGTATCCGCTTGCAAGACAGCCCAGTGTTCAAACGAATGATGGCCACATGTCGAACTCGGTACTTGGATCTTCGTATCCTTTTGCTGATACAGTTGTTCGTTTATAGACCGCTTCTCTTGTTCATGCATAAAAGGAATATGCCATATTTGCTGCTCCGTATCCTCCAGAATGCTTTCTATGAGTTGCACATAATGGACAGATAGCTGTTCAATCAGAGCCTCATCATATAAATTCTTTTGGTATTCGAATATGCCATGTAGTCCAGCTGACGATTCCGCAACGTCTAGATACAATTCGAACTTGGCTGTACCCAGATCTAACTCAACCGGCTTAATATCGATATGTGGCAAATCGAGCTCTAGCTTCGGATGATTCTGAAACGAGAACATCGCCTGAAAGATTGGTGTCTGTCCGAGACTACGCTCCGGGGCCAGTCTTTCAACGAGCATATCAAAGGGTACATCCTGATGCTCGTAAGCTTCTAATGCAGTCTTTCGTAGCTGCATCAGCATTTCCCGAAAGGTAGGATTGTCATGCAGACGAGCACGCAAGGTCATTGTATTCACAAACATCCCAATGACGTTCTCAAGCTCAATGTGATGCCGATTGGCGATAGGCGTTCCGATAATAATATGGTCTTGACCCGAATAACGAGCCAGAAGCAATTGGTATACAGCCAAGAGCCCAATATATAACGACGTACCGCTGCTGCTGCATAACTGCGCGAAGCGCTCAGATAGCTGTAGAGGAATGTGAAATTCAAGAGAAGCTCCTGTATTATCGATCACAAGTGGTTTTGCTGGATCAACAGGAAGATCCAGAACAGGTAGTTCTCCTTCCAGATGCTTCTCCCAAAATTGCATTTGTTTCTCCAGCCCTTCGCCTTGCAGGCTTTCTCTTTGCCATTGCGAAAAGTCAGCTACCTGGATCGGCAGCTCTGGTAACTCAGCCTCTTTTCCTTGTCGTCCAGCGGAATACAGCAAACTCAGCTCCCGCATGAAGACAGAATAGGACCAACCGTCCGTAATAATATGGTGCATGTTGATTAAAAGGTAATGTTCCTGTTCACTAATGGAGTAAAGAACCATCCGGAAAAGGGGGGCCTGTTCCAATGAAAACGGACTGCGTATGTCCCGCATTATCCGCTCATTAATTCGCATGACAGCTTCGGTCGGTAATTGAATATGACTGATGACATAGTCCAGTTCGGGAATGATGACTTGCATGATGTCATTGTTCTCCACTGTAAAATAGGTTCGGAAGGATTCGTGACGCTCCACCAGTTTGTTAATAGAGCGCTGAAGTACTTCGAGATCAACGGGTCCGTCAAGCTTATACAGCAGCGGCACATGATAGACAGAAGGATCAGTTATGGTCTCCTGAACAAACCATATTCGTCTTTGAGCAAAGGACGCTGGAAACAAATAATGGTTACTGCTAATCGTTGTACTCAATTGGTCAGTCCCCTTTTTCCTTAGATGGTGGCTTCACGCTTTCGTGCCCCTCGGCATTCTTGAAATTTTCGGAATTTCCACTTTGTTTTCCGCTTCAATACTGCTGATAATCTGAGCCAATTCCATAATCGTTGGCGAATCAAAGATCGCTTTAATGGGTACGTTCTTGGAGAACTCCTTGCGGATTAGAGAGTTCATCTGGGTTGCAAGCAGAGAATGGCCACCTATCTCAAAGAAGTTTTCCTTCGTCCCAACTCCCTTTCGATGAAGGAGTTGACACCAGATCCGAGACAAGCGTTCCTCTGTTTCATTCGCAGGCTCCACTGAACCTGTATTTTCCGCTGAACCTACATCCGGTTTCGGAAGAAGCGCGCGATTAATCTTTCCACCCGCCGTAAACGGGAAATTCTTCAATGTCACGTAGAAGGATGGTTGCATATAAGAGGGCAGTAGCTGCTTGGCATCATGGCGGATGGTATCCAGAACAGCCTCTCCATTTTTGCATTTGATGTAGGCGACAAGTTGCTGCCCGGAGGCATCCAAGTCATCTCTCACCGTCACCAAAGCCTGTTCAACCTGTGGTAACTGTTCCAAACAAGACTCAATCTCTCCAAGTTCGACGCGATACCCTCTAATTTTGACTTGCGAATCTTTCCTTCCGATGTATTCGATCTGGCCGTCCGCACGATAACGAACGTAATCCCCGGTTTGATACAAGCGTTCCCCCTGTTGGAACGGATGAGGAATAAAGGCCTTGTCGGTTAGCCCCGGTTGATGCAGATAGCCTTGGGCCAATCTCACTCCGCCTATAAATAATTCCCCTGCAACACCAATGGGTACGGGCTGAAGCAAGTGATCCAGAATGTATAGCTGTGTATTCGGTAAAGGTCTGCCAATCGGAATGTCCTCATGCTCTTCATGCAGCTTATCCATATCATCATAAAAAGTGGTCGCCGCTACCGTTGCCTCTGTCGGCCCATACGCATTGCTCCAGCGAATACGTCCCTGCGTAATCTGCTTCCATCTTTCGTATATGGCTATGGAGGCTTTTTCTCCGCCGACGGATACCAGCTTCAAAGACGCTGGAAAAGCATCTGTTTCATCCCACTCGCTGACGAGCAAATGCCAGTAAGCTGTAGGCAAGTAAAGTACACTGATTTCTTTCACGTTTAACCAGCGGACGAACTCATGCGTATCTAATACCGATTTCGGACGCAGTACGAGCGTTGCACCTGTGAGAAGCGCTGGAAACATCTCATGGATGGAGAAGTCGAAGCTGATCGCTGAAAATTGCACAATCCGGTCGTTATCGTTCAGACGGTTCCCCTCTATGACAGTCTGAACATGATCCGCAAGCGAACGCTGCGAAATCATGACTCCCTTGGGCTTACCCGTAGACCCCGAGGTATAGATTACATAAGCTGTATTTTCCATGGATATGCACTTCGAAGGTAGTCCAACTTCCTCTTGGGAGACACGTTCCACCTGTATTCCTTGCAGCTTGTCCACGGCTACCACACAATCATGATCAATAGGCAAACCATCCATTAAATCGGAGTGCGTCAAGACAATCGGTATCCTGCTGTTCTCCACCATCCAGCGAATACGCTCTGCTGGGTACTCAGGGTCGATCGGCACAAAGCAGGCGCCTACCCTCAACGTCCCGAGCATGGACGCCACCAGTTCTATCGAACGCTCCATGTACAAACCAATGACTGTACCCGCCTCAGCTTGTGCATCCCATAACATGCATGCAATCGTCTGAGCTTGGGTCTGAAGCTCTTCATACGTGATTGTTCGTTCTCCATCCTCAATGGCGACAGCATGTGGATGACGAAGGACAGCTTGCGAAAATTGCTGATAGATGTCCTGCTCCTGGGCCCTATGACTTACCCCGGACCTCGCCGTATCATTCCAGTCGACGAGCAGTTTCCTCCGCTCCTGTTCGGTCAACAGGGAAGCTTGTGCAATCGATGTTTCCGGCTGCTGTATCATGCTCTCCAGTAACTGTGAATAGTGCTGGGCGAACCGCTCGATGGTTCCTCGTTCAAACAGAGCAGCCCCATACTCAATCGTGACTTGAAGCTCGTGGCCCTCCTCAATGAACATGCTGATATCAAACAACGAATTGATGTTTTCCAGATTATACGGGCTGAACTTTAATGCCTCTCTATCATTTACATGTTGCATATTTTGTAGGGAAAACATCACCTGGAATACGGGCGAAAATCCCTGGGAACGTTCCGGTTGCAACTCTTGGACCAGCTTTTCAAAAGGAATCTCCTGATGGGAGAAAGCCTCCAACGTGACCCTTTTCACCCTGCCC from Paenibacillus sp. JNUCC-31 includes:
- a CDS encoding amino acid adenylation domain-containing protein, giving the protein MSAQLRYITLRNSDGQYSIWPVERELAYGWEYAGFEGTVEECLKQIEGVWTDMRPVSLQPNPSFVSDLVKEGCIQEISETEPAPFWSGSVIPLNPSSCIHHLFERHAQANPDSVALTYESTHMTYRELDEAAEALANRLAEFEVGPDSIVTVLANRSFDLVISLLAILKAGGCYLSLETNVPQARLNFILEDASPCLVITQSCFSERFEGHSIPVLLLDHDKQTFVSAHRRKKAEVTPEHLAYISYTSGSTGTPKGVCVPHRAVSRLVDNAKDFSFTPNDVFLLVSPVAFDASTFELWSPLTNGGRLVIYDCGVIRPDLLSETIRTEGVTTVWLTAGLFQVMVNSYLDMFKGLKHVLAGGDVISSAHLELLLATHPHLTFTNGYGPTENTTFSACWTTTTMTTHPTVPIGSPINGTWAIVCDENLNPVPPGQEGELYVAGAGLARGYLNNPAETASRFMPNPWSKTAGARMLRTGDLARWFEDGSLEFIGRADRQVKIQGYRVEPDEVEMVITKHGDVQAAVVTTQEDGLGNKRLLAYVVTNASPDEESGKLTGLYEYLSQQLPPYMVPWAIMPLAELPLTPNGKVDRGQLPAAVRSPRRLGTPYTAPRNAMESELVRLWGENLLVEPVGIHDNFFSLGGDSLILSELIVNMENLLETVIPARFLYTKPTVAELAVMIEDSKPVTQG
- a CDS encoding amino acid adenylation domain-containing protein, whose protein sequence is MSTTISSNHYLFPASFAQRRIWFVQETITDPSVYHVPLLYKLDGPVDLEVLQRSINKLVERHESFRTYFTVENNDIMQVIIPELDYVISHIQLPTEAVMRINERIMRDIRSPFSLEQAPLFRMVLYSISEQEHYLLINMHHIITDGWSYSVFMRELSLLYSAGRQGKEAELPELPIQVADFSQWQRESLQGEGLEKQMQFWEKHLEGELPVLDLPVDPAKPLVIDNTGASLEFHIPLQLSERFAQLCSSSGTSLYIGLLAVYQLLLARYSGQDHIIIGTPIANRHHIELENVIGMFVNTMTLRARLHDNPTFREMLMQLRKTALEAYEHQDVPFDMLVERLAPERSLGQTPIFQAMFSFQNHPKLELDLPHIDIKPVELDLGTAKFELYLDVAESSAGLHGIFEYQKNLYDEALIEQLSVHYVQLIESILEDTEQQIWHIPFMHEQEKRSINEQLYQQKDTKIQVPSSTCGHHSFEHWAVLQADTIAVRDQSEAMTYAELNQRANQVAWYMRENGVVPGTAVGLWLDPSIDLVVSMLGVWKAGCCCVALNSEHPVARNTMMLQHAGVSCIVTNENNVRKVPQAGQEIFCLERIPDIPAYAANPEVQVAAHDGAYLFWNAGASGASQTVAVPHYRIVQLSQSATGTFDLNQDDVWAMLHAVDSELALWEICGALFNGGTLVIVPGWIADQPKYMNELLIQEKITRLTLTQASFLAWIRLDETNAKGKLDLRTIFIKGKNITIPSLNGWLGRHTRHQPQLIQINSLSELGGVVSSRIIPASGNSYERPDRGIGAPLTGRVLYILDASGEVVPMGAAGTLHVSEPDSDHARAFHASHLDERWSYRSVNGEPGVWLYRLDDMCRYLPNGEIECLRHLDNQAELGEYIVQLDEIRMACLHHPAVQEAAIQVQRDEYGVEYVMAYLVAVTGQTVPVQQVQHDLRDKLPEYMVPGTLLWVEQLPRLTSGEIDYDLLQSNTEHKSRRSAYVPPANPIEESLVNIWETVLEVSRIGVKDNYFVCGGDSIRMLSIIALAKDANLYFGIRDLLSHQTIRELAPHVLMNQDIVKLTDKRFDLVPEEDLAKLPEEIEDAYPLTQLQRGMLFQSELHSGSRLYHDLIQFSIKGSFHRKVWDEAFQMLINRHPILRTTFDLSSYSLPLQLVHTKGKLPIKYVDVSDMDPDTQQEMLQEWVEHEMDTSFDWSQSLLRVVLLQRAKDWVQLIVSMHHSVLDGWSVAHFTAELFGTVDHLLQDQVLEPAPRLQTTFKQYVREELNALQSPEHKEYWEGKLDGFSRIRLPQWEPADTAPPVMKLKEVDISPSLSRDVHELAQRTLIPIKSWLLAVHIHILKTLTNQRDITTGVLFHGRLEQKDGDRALGLFLNTLPFRMQLDGGTWAAIAEKTWETEKEMLQYRRYPMAQIQQDTGNGKLFETFFNFTHFYVSEQKLGSYGKLHIVEEPGYADNSFPFGAEFSLDGESGELRLALRWDQVLFSEEQMSRVAGYYQMALRAIVHHTYEVADHDTLLSVEELQEIDNWNQTENHFPQVHLLHKLFEQQVESTPEQLALAYQGQRLSYRECNEQANRLAHYLHKHGVGPDVKAGICLERSTQLVTSLMAILKAGGAYVPIHPHHPAVFVQELIQDADLGLVVTSEKWASLFEGYAGTVLYMERIHEELATESASNPIVPCLPEQLAYMIYTSGSTGRPKGVLIEHKAIANRLLWMQKEYRLTGMDRVLQKTPFTFDVSVWEFFWPLISGAGLVIAEPEGHKDPEYLVKLIQEEEITTIHFVPSMLHAFLAQRGVEQCTTLKRVICSGEALTHMLKQLFFEKLSCELHNLYGPTEAAVDVTSWSCKPEDIHVPIGYPIANVYLRILDERMLPVPVGVPGELYIGGVCLARGYHHRPELDAERFILDPLRTEPNARLYKTGDEARYLPNGAIEYIGRLDHQVKIRGHRIEMGEIEARLGEHPGIAECVVYTTSDNRQHVQLVACIVQSNPNAPLVRKDLYSFSKNRMPEYMIPAHWMFIDKMPLTTSGKIDRKALPQPNTDPVAELNDAFQPPRNSYEHQLSDIWKQVLQIAAPGIRDSFFHLGGNSLLAIQLMARVEQAFDRKLPLSTILEYDTIERLATLLSQAPTGEPKPSSLVALNASGSRTPLYCIHPVGGSIVCYNAFPQALGAEWPVYAIQDEHLNGPMNYDMPERSFSSIKDMAHQYIAQIRAVQATGPYALLGWSFGGIVAHEMACQLEQVGEEVEMLMLLDARLRSHDEAAFELSENEWKEHFLQDLTGVQMIGDRSDERKKEWSPDEEHLNHFYTLFKSNYRAMHEHVPQWFGGTLTWFKAQAEERALSMEGDWSNYAKQVDSIMLDGDHYSMMNPSNIARIAAYLKSYTHEAKESV